GTCCCGCGCCGGACCCATGTTCCGGGCGGTGCGGACCAGGTTCAGGGGTTCGCGGAAGATGCGGAACTGCTGCTGCTGGAAGCCTTGGTAGTACAAGGTCCCGTCATGCGGCAGGGGCTCCAGCGCCTGGCTGGCCACGTGGGTCGCCCTATAGAGTGTGGAGTCGCCGGGCAAGCGCGCGTATACATCGTAGACGCTGTACACGCTGTCCTCGGCGTTGGAGGAGAAGAAAAGCGTATCGCCGGAAAAGCGCAGATTGCGAAGCGCGCCTTTGCGCCAGTCCACCACGAAAGCCAGCTTCTGGCCCCGGGCTACGGGGAGGGAATCAGGGAAAAGGGATGAATCCTTGAGGGCCAGGAAGGGATTGAAGGCCGGGGCGTCCGCGTTGATGGCGACGATGGCCTCCTTGTTCTCCAGCCCCAAGGTGAAGTAGATGGAGTCGCCTTTGGGGGTGAAGCGCGGATTATAGACTTGCTCGCCGTTGGAGAAGTTGGTCAACTGGTGGGTGCGGCCGGAAGAATCGAGGATGGCCAGATTGCTGGAGCCGTTGTCCTTACGCGAATACACGATGAGCCCCTTGGAGGGATGGTAGCTCGGGTAAGCGGCGCGTTCCTCCCAGGTGAGGCGATGCCATTTCTCGCTTTCGCTCTTGTCGGAGCGGAATTCGTATTCCCAAAGGTCGGTGTGTTCCGCGTGGCGGTCCTGGCGCGCGGTCAGGAGGCGGGTCCCTTCCCGGTTGAACTCCAGCCCCGCGGAACCGTATTCCTCGCTACGCTGGGGCCCATCGGAGAACGCATGCACGCGCGCCGCCGGCAGCGCGCGCGGCGCGGTCCCGCGCAGGGAGCGCAATCCGCCCGAACCCGCGGTGGCGCGTTTCATCAGGGCCATGGCCGGATTGGGCGCGCGCATGGGCGGCATCACCCCGGCAGGGCCGGCCACGGGGCCTTCCCCCGGAAGGAAGCCGTCGCGGGCGGGAGCCGGCGAAGGGGCGGGAACGGGATCGGGCGCGGGCGACGGGCCGGAAGAGGCGGGGGCGCCGGAGGACCCGGCCGAGGGCTTACCCGATTTCGTGGTCTTTCCGCCCACGGGCTTCCAGTAGATCCAATTGAGGGGAGCGCGCCGTTCCTCGTCGTTGCCGAGCCAGGCCATGTACTTGCCGTCCGGGGAGAAGGCGAGGTTCTGCTGGTAGCCGCCCCGCATATCCGGGTCGGCCACGCTGTCGCGGGGGATATCCTTGAAGTCGGCATAGCGATCGGAGAGGGAACGCTTGAAATCCTCGAACAGATCGGGCAGGCCCTTCCCGAAAGCCTTCTCCACCGACCAGGAGAAATTGAAAAGCGGCTTGGCGAAGGCCAGCTTCCGCACCTTGTCCGCGCCGAAGCGATCCTTCAGGTAGATGAGGAAGCCGTAGCCCGTGTTATAGGTGCGCTCGGCCTGGGTCCAATCCTCGTCATCGTCGAAGGTTTCGATGAAGTCCAAGGAGGGGAGGGTGCCAGTGAGATAGGCGTCGCGCAATACCATGTCGCGTTGCGAATCCCAGCTATCGTTGCCGTTCATGTAGGCTTCGAATTGGGCGATGCCTTCCACGTACCAGGTGGGCGCGATCAAGGGCACCCAGGGATAATGGAACGAGTAATTCACGTTGGCGTTGTAATTGTAGGTGCTTCCGTACAAATCCACCGCGTCCACCGGGGACAGCCAGGCCGCGCGGCGGAGCGAGAAAACGTGGGCCAGCTCGTGGGTCACCACGTTCTGGATCCACAATTGGCGGTTGCGCATCACCCAGTCCATATGCGAAGGGAAGATCTCGATGCTGGAAAAGTTGTAGATGGCGAACCCGTTGGCTTCGTCGCCTTCGTCCACGATGCGGATGGTGATCTTCTCGTAGCGATCGTAACTCTCGTAAGCCTTGGCCAAGGTGGGCCAAACCGATTCGGCCACGCCCAGCACTTCGCCCGCGAGCTGTTGGTATTTCTTCTCGTAGGCCACGCGGTAATGCGGCGATTCCATGGTGGTAATCTTTTCGGCCCGGGCGGGAGCGGCCAAGGCGAGGGCGATGAGCAGGGGCGCGAGGATGGCAAGGGGTTTTCGCATAGCCCCCTAATGTAGGTTTAGGATTATCAAGCCACAACGGATGGCTAGGGCCGGGGCGCGCTTTCGAGTTGGTCCAACAATCTTTCGCAGCAACGCCGGAGCATTTCGTAAACGGCATCGAACTCGTAGGGGCCGCCGTAATAGGGATCGGGAACGTCCGCGCCCTTCTCTTCGGCGGACCCGAAATCGCGCATCAGCCTGATCTTGCCGCCTTGGCCGGCGGGGGCCAACGCTTCCAGGTCGCTGCGGTTGTTGCGGTCCATGGCGACGATGAGATCGAATTCCCCGAAATCGCTACGCCGCACCTGGCGGCCCTGGCTGGGCAGGGCCACCCCGCGCTGCTTCGCCGCCGAGATGGCGCGGCGATCGGGAGGCTGGCCTACGTGCCAATCGCCGGTGCCCGCCGAATCGATAAGGTAGCGTTCCGCCAAACCCCGCTCCCGCACCAAATGGGCGAAGATGCCCTCGGCCAAGGGGGAACGGCAGATGTTGCCGAGGCAAACGAAGAGGACCTTCTTGGGCATGGGATCGGGACCGGCCATGCGATCAGAAGGCGAGCAGATCCGCGAGGGCCCGGGCCACGTCCTTTTGCTTCATCAGGCTTTCGCCCACCAGGGCGGCCTGGACCTTCGCGTCCGCCAGGGATTTGAGATCGGCGGGCTTGAAGATACCCGACTCCGAGATGACGGGCACGGAATCGGGTACCAGAGGACGTAACTTGAAGGTGACCTGGAGATCGGTATGGAAAGTCTTGAGATCGCGGTTGTTGATGCCGATCAGGGGGGCGCCCGCGTCCACGGCGGCCTTCACCTCTTCCTCGGTATGGGCTTCCACCAGGGGCGTAAGGCCTAAGCCGGCGCCCAGCTCGATCAGGTCCTTCAACTGCTTTGGAGTGAGGCAAGCCACGATGAGCAGGTAAGCGCTGGCCCCCAGCACCTTGGCTTCGAACACCTGGTAGGCGTCGGTGATGAAGTCCTTGCGCAAGGTGGGGAGTTCCACGTTGCGGGAGATGTCGCGCAGGTAGCGATCGTGCCCCTGGAAGAAATCCTCTTCGGTCAATACCGACAAGGCGGACGCGCCGCCGGCCTGGTAAGCCTGGGCTATTTCCAAGGGCTTGAAATCCTGGCGGATGACGCCGCGCGAAGGCGAGGCCTTCTTGACCTCGGCGATGACGTGGACGCCCGGGCCGCCGGAGGCGCTTTGGATCGGGGCCTTTAGGGCTTCCAGGAAATTGCGAGCGGGCGGCGGCAGGGAACGGGCCTTGGCTTCCATGTCCGCCGTCGAAACCTGCAGTTTGATCTCGGCCAGTCGCACCGCCTTGGCCTGCAGGATCTTATCGAGAATGGTATTGGCCATAAGGATGCGTGCGCCGATTATATCATGCGGAAGGGAAAGACCGCGAGCGGGAGACCCAGCTTTCCAGGACGCGTTTGGCCGCGCCCGATTCGATCGACTTGCGGGCCAAGGCTACGCCGCCCTTGAGATTCGGGGCCAGGCCCGCCACGTAGAGCGCCGCCCCGGCGTTCAAGAGCACGATGTCGAGAGGCGCGCCCCGCTTCCCATCCAGTATTCCCCGGATGATTCCCGCATTGCGGACGGCGTCCCCGCCCATCAGATCGGCCTTGGAAGAAAGGGAAAATCCCAGGTCCTCGGGATTGAGGATGTACTC
The Fibrobacterota bacterium genome window above contains:
- a CDS encoding low molecular weight phosphotyrosine protein phosphatase yields the protein MPKKVLFVCLGNICRSPLAEGIFAHLVRERGLAERYLIDSAGTGDWHVGQPPDRRAISAAKQRGVALPSQGRQVRRSDFGEFDLIVAMDRNNRSDLEALAPAGQGGKIRLMRDFGSAEEKGADVPDPYYGGPYEFDAVYEMLRRCCERLLDQLESAPRP
- the trpC gene encoding indole-3-glycerol phosphate synthase TrpC: MANTILDKILQAKAVRLAEIKLQVSTADMEAKARSLPPPARNFLEALKAPIQSASGGPGVHVIAEVKKASPSRGVIRQDFKPLEIAQAYQAGGASALSVLTEEDFFQGHDRYLRDISRNVELPTLRKDFITDAYQVFEAKVLGASAYLLIVACLTPKQLKDLIELGAGLGLTPLVEAHTEEEVKAAVDAGAPLIGINNRDLKTFHTDLQVTFKLRPLVPDSVPVISESGIFKPADLKSLADAKVQAALVGESLMKQKDVARALADLLAF